Part of the Oncorhynchus keta strain PuntledgeMale-10-30-2019 unplaced genomic scaffold, Oket_V2 Un_scaffold_621_pilon_pilon, whole genome shotgun sequence genome, ctgctgctgcctgctgctgctgctgctgccactgctgctgctgctgctgctgctgctgctgctgctgctgctgccgctgctgctgctgctgctgctgctgctgctgcctgctgctgctgctgctgctgctgctgctgctgctgctgctgctgctgctgctgctgctgctgctgctgctgcctgctgcttgctgctgctgctgctgctgctgctgctgctgttgcctgctgctgctgctgctgctgctgctgctgctgctgctgctgctgctgctgctgctgctgctgctgctgctgctgctggccgctgctgctgctgctgctgctgctgctgctgcctgctgctgctgctgctgctgctgctgctgctgctgctgctgctgctgctgctgctgctgctgctgctgccactgccactgctgctgctgcctgctgctgctgctgctgctgctgctgctgctgctgctgctgcggctgctgctgctgctgctgctgctgctgctgctgctgctgctgctgctgctgctgctgctgctgctgctgctgctgctgctgctgctgctactgctgctgcctgccactgctgctgctgctgctgctgctgctgctgctgctgtgctgctgctgctgctgctgctgctgctgctgctgctgctgctgctgctgctgctgctgctgctgctgctgctgctgctgctgctgctgctgctgctgctgctgctgctgctgctgctgctgctgctgctgctgctgctgctgctgctgctgctgctgctgctgctgctgctgctgctgctgctgctgctgctgctgctgctgctgctacctgctgctgctgctgctgctgctgctgctgctgctgctgctgctgctgctgctgctgctgctgctgctgctgctgctgctgctgctgctgctgctgctgttgctgccgctgctgctgctgccgctgctgctgctgccactgccactgctgctgctgctgctgctgctgctgctgccactgctgctgccgctgctgctgctgcctgctgctgctgctgctgctgccactgctgctgctgctgccactgctgctgctgctgcctgctgctgctgctgctgctgctgctgctgctgctgctgctgccactgctgctgctgctgctgctgctgctgctgctgctgctgcctgctgctgccactgctgctgctgctgctgctgctgctgctgctgctgccactgctgctgctgctgccactgctgctgctgccgctgctgctgctgctgctgctgctgctgctgctgctgctgctgctgctgctgctgctgctgcctgctgctgctgccgctgctgctgctgctgctgctgctgctgctgctgctgctgctgctgctgctgccactgctgctgctgctgctgctgctgccactgctgctgctgctgctgctgctgctgccactgctgctgctgctgctgctgctgctgccgctgctattactgccactgctgctgctgctgccactgctgctgctgctgctgctgctgctgctgctgctgctgctgctgctgctgctgctgctgctgctgctgctgctgctgcctgctgctgctgctgctgccactgctgctgctgctgctgctgctgctgctgctgctgctgctgctgctgctgctgctgctgctgctgctgctgctgctgctgctgctgctgctgctgctgcctgctgccactgctgctgctgctgctgctgctgctgctgctgctgctgctgctgctgctgctgctgctgccactgctgctgctgctgcctgctgctgctgctgctgccactgggctgctgccactgctgctgctgctgctggtgctgctgctgctgctgctgctgctgctgctgctgctgctgctgctgctgctgctgctgctgctgctgctgctgctgctgctgctgctgctgctgctgctgctgctgctgctgctgctgctgctgctgctgctgctgctgctgctgctgctgctggctgctgctgctgctgctgctgctgctgctgctgctgctgctgctgctgctgctgctgctgctgctgctgctgctgctgctgctgcttgctgctgctgctgctgccactgctgctgctgctgctgctgctgctgctgttgcctgctgctgctgctgctgctgctgctgctgctgctgctgctgctgctgctgctgctgctgctgctgctgctgctgctgctgctgctgctgctgctgctgctgctgctgctgatgttgctgctgctgctgctgctgctgctgctgctgctgctgctgctgctgctgctgctgctgctgctgctgctgctgctgctgctgctgctgctgcctgctgctgctgctgctgctactgctactgctgctgctgctgctgctgctgctgctgctgccactgctgctgctgctgctgctgctgctgctgctgctgctgctgctgctgctgctgctgctgctgctgctgcctgctgctgctgctgctgctgctgcttgctgctgcgcctgctgctgctgctgctgctgcactgctgctgctgctactgctgctgctgctgctgctgctgctgctgctgctgcctgctgctgctgctgctgctgctgctgctgctgctgctgctgctgctgctgctgctgctgctgctgctgctgctgctgctgctgctgctgctgctgctgctgctgctgctgctgctgcctgctgctgctgctgctgctgctgctgctgctgttgctgctgctgctgctgctgctgctgcctgctgctgctgctgctgctgctgctgctgctgctgctgctgccacttgctgctgctgctgctgctgttgctgctgctgctgctgctgctgctgctgctgctgctgctgctgctgctgctgctgctgctgctgctgctgctgttgctgctgctgctgctgctgctgctgctgctgcgctgctgctgctgctgctgctgctgccgctgctgctgctgctgctgctgctgctgctgctgccgctgctgctgctgctgctgctgctgctgctgctgctgctgctgctgctgctgctgctgctgctgctgctgctgctgctgctgctgctgctgctgccactgctgctgctgctgctgctgctactactactactactactaccactactactattactactactactactactactactaccactactactactactactactactcacgCTGTTGTCCTCTACTTTCTCCCGGCGCTTCACTTTGTGAGTCTCGTAGTCGTCCATCAGGGTCTGCATGAAGTTTTTGGGGCGCCCGCCGCCCCCGGAGTCATCACTGCCCAGGTCCGAGAGGGGCGAGGGCAGGGGACCCTCCAACGAGGAGGGGGAAGCAGGAGTCACAGGACGAATCTTCTCTATTTTACCTGTAGACAGAGGGTTGGAATAAACATTGTAAAAGAACACGCTAATACAATTTATATTGTCAATAATACCCTGGTGTAAAGTACATAAGTAAACAAACTGTAAAGtattactttactttactatttatattcttTGACTactttttcatttcacttctTTACTTCATACATtgtccttgacacccaaaagtacttgttacatttagaatgtttagcaggacaggGAAATAGTCAAATTCTTATCACTTATCAAcggaacatctctggtcatccctactgcctctgatctggaggactcactaaacagagaacatccctggtcatccctactgcctctgatctggaggactcactaaacagagaacatccctggtcatccctactgcctctgatctggaggactcactaaacagagaacatccctggtcatccctcctgcctctgatctggaggactcactaaacagaggacatccctggtcatcccttctagcctctgatctggagactcactaaacagagaacatccctggtcatccctactgcctctgatctggcagactcactaaacagagaacatccctggtcatccctcctgcctctgatctggaggactcactaaacagagaacatccctggtcatccctcctgcctctgatctggaggactcactaaacagagaacatccctggtcatccctcctgcctctgatctggaggactcactaaacagagaacatccctggtcatcccttctagcctctgatctggaggactcactaaacagagaacatccctggtcgtatcttctgcctctgatctggaggactcactaaacagagaacatccctggtcatccctcctagcctctgatctggaggactcactaaacagagaacatccctggtcatctactgcctctgatctggaggactcactaaacagagaacatccctggtcatccctactgcctctgatctggaggactcactaaacagagaacatccctgatcatccctcctgcctctgatctggaggactcactaaacagacaacatccctggtcatccctactgcctctgatctggaggactcactaaacagagaacatccctggtcatccctactgcctctgatctggaggactcactaaacagagaacatccctgatcatccctactgcctctgatctggaggactcactaaacagagaacatcctgatcatctcctgcctctgatctggaggactcactaaacagagaacatccctgatcatctactgcctctgatctggaggactcactaaacagagaacatccctggtcatccctcctgcctctgatctggaggactcactaaacagagaacatccctggtcatccctcctgcctctgatctggaggactcactaaacagagaacatccctgatcatctctcctgcctctgatctggaggactcactaaacagagaacatccctggtcatctcctgcctctgatctggaggactcactaaacagagaacatccctggtcatccctcctgcctctgatctggaggactcactaaacagagaacatccctggtcatccctactgcctctgatctggaggactcactaaacagagaacatccctggtcatccctcctgcctctgatctggaggactcactaaacagagaacatcctggtcatccctactgcctctgatctggaggactcactaaacagagaacatccctggtcatccctcctgcctctgatctggaggactcactaaacagagaacatccctggtcatccctcctgcctctgatctggaggactcactaaacagagaacatccctggtcatccctcctagcctctgatctggaggactcactaaacagagaacatccctggtcatcccttctagcctctgatctggaggactcactaaacagagaacatccctggtcatccctcctgcctctgatctggaggactcactaaacagagaacatccctggtcatccctcctgcctctgatctggaggactcactaaacagagaacatccctggtcatccctcctgcctctgatctggaggactcactaaacagagaacatccctggtcatccctcctgcctctgatctggaggactcactaaacagagaacatccctgatcatccctactgcctctgatctggaggactcactaaacagagaacatccctggtcatccctactgcctctgatctggaggactcactaaacagagaacgtccctgatcatccctcctgcctctgatctggaggactcactaaacagagaacatccctggtcatccctcctgcctctgatctggaggactcactaaacagagaacatccctgatcatccctcctgcctctgatctggaggactcactaaacagagaacatccctgatcatccctcctgcctctgatctggaggactcactaaacagagaacgtccctgatcatccctcctgcctctgatctggaggactcactaaacagagaacatccctgatcatccctactgcctctgatctggaggactcactaaacagagaacatccctgatcatctctactgcctctgatctggaggactcactaaacagagaacatccctgatcatctcctgcctctgatctggaggactcactaaacagagaacgtccctgatcatctcctgcctctgatctggaggactcactaaacagagaacatccctggtcatccctcctgcctctgatctggaggactcactaaacagagaacgtccctgatcatccctcctgcctctgatctggaggactcactaaacagagaacatccctgatcatccctcctgcctctgatctggaggactcactaaacagagaacatccctggtcatccctcctgcctctgatctggaggactcactaaacagagaacatccctggtcatccctcctgcctctgatctggaggactcactaaacagagaacatccctgatcatccctactgcctctgatctggaggactcactaaacagagaacatccctggtcatccctcctgcctctgatctggaggactcactaaacagagaacatccctggtcatccctcctgcctctgatctggaggactcactaaacagagaacatccctggtcatccctcctgcctctgatctggaggactcactaaacagagaacgtccctgatcatccctcctgcctctgatctggaggactcactaaacagagaacatccctggtcatccctcctgcctctgatctggaggactcactaaacagagaacatccctgatcatccctcctgcctctgatctggaggactcactaaacagagaacgtccctgatcatccctcctgcctctgatctggaggactcactaaacagagaacatccctggtcatccctactgcctctgatctggaggactcactaaacagagaacatccctggtcatccctactgcctctgatctggaggactcactaaacagagaacatcctgatcatccctactgcctctgttctggaggactcactaaacagagaacgtccctgatcatccctcctgcctctgatctggaggactcactaaacagagaacatccctggtcatccctactgcctctgatctggaggactcactaaacagagaacgtccctgatcatccctcctgcctctgatctggaggactcactaaacagagaacatccctggtcatccctactgcctctgatctggaggactcactaaacagagaacatccctggtcatccctcctgcctctgatctggaggactcactaaacagagaacatccctgatcatctctactgcctctgatctggaggactcactaaacagagaacgtccctgatcatccctcctgcctctgatctggaggactcactaaacagagaacatccctgatcatctctcctgcctctgatctggaggactcactaaacagagaacgtccctgatcatccctcctgcctctgatctggaggactcactaaacagagaacgtccctgatcatccctcctgcctctgatctggaggactcactaaacagagaacatccctggtcatctcctgcctctgatctggaggactcactaaacagagaacatccctgatcatctcctgcctctggtctggaggactcactaaacagagaacatccctgatcatctcctgcctctggtctggaggactcactaaacagagaacatccctgatcatctcctgactctgatctggaggactcactaaacagagaacgtccctgatcatccctcctgcctctgatctggaggactcactaaacagagaacatccctggtcatccctcctgactctgatctggaggactcactaaacagagaacatcctgatcatccctcctgcctctgatctggaggactcactaatcagagaacatccctggttatccctcctgcctctgatctggaggactcactaaacagagaacatccctgatcatccctcctgcctctgatctggaggactcactaaacagagaacatccctggtcatccctcctgcctctgatctggaggactcactaatcagagaacatccctgttatccctactgcctctgatctggaggactcactaaacagagaacatccctgatcatctctcctgcctctgatctggaggactcactaaacagagaacatccctgatcatccctcctgcctctgatctggaggactcactaaacagacaacatccctggtcatccctactgcctctgatctggaggactcactaaacagagaacatccctggtcatccctactgcctctgatctggaggactcactaaacagagaacatccctgatcatctctcctgcctctgatctggaggactcactaaacagagaacatccctggtcatccctcctgcctctgatctggaggactcactaaacagagaacatccctggtcatccctcctgcctctgatctggaggactcactaaacagagaacatccctggtcatccctcctgcctctgatctggaggactcactaaacagagaacatccctggtcatccctactgcctctgatctggaggactcactaaacagagaacatccctgatcatctctcctgcctctgttctggaggactcactaaacagagaacatccctggtcatccctcctgcctctgatctggaggactcactaaacagagaacatccctggtcatccctcctgcctctgatctggaggactcactaaacagagaacgtccctgatcatccctcctgcctctgatctggaggactcactaaacagagaacatccctggtcatccctactgcctctgatctggaggactcactaaacagagaacgtccctgatcatccctcctgcctctgatctggaggactcactaaacagagaacgtccctgatcatccctactgcctctgatctggacaactcacgaaacagagaacgtccctggtcatccctactgcctctgatctggaggactcactaaacagagaacatccctggtcatccctactgcctctgatatggaggactcactaaacagagaacatccctgatcatccctactgcctctgatctggaggactcactaaacagagaacatccctggtcatccctactgcctctgatctggaggactcactaaacagagaacatccctggtcatccctactgcctctgatctggaggactcactaaacagagaacatccctggtcatccctactgcctctgatctggaggactcactaaacagagaacatccctggtcatccctactgcctctgatctggaggactcactaaacagagaacatccctggtcatccctactgcctctgatctggaggactcactaaacagagaacatccctggtcatccctcctgcctctgatctggaggactcactaaacagagaacatccctggtcatccctactgcctctgatctggaggactcactaaacagagaacatccctggtcatccctactgcctctgatctggaggactcactaaacagagaacatccctggtcatccctactgcctctgatctggaggactcactaaacagagaacatccctggtcatccctactgcctctgatctggaggactcactaaacagagaacatccctggtcatccctactgcctctgatctggaggactcactaaacagagaacatccctggtcatccctactgcctctgatctggaggactcactaaacagagaacatccctggtcatccctactgcctctgatctggaggactcactaaacagagaacatccctggtcatccctactgcctctgatctggaggactcactaaacacacatagGGTCCTATTTCATACATAGTGCACCACTTGGGCCTTGTCCCCATAGGGTCCTAACCGTAGCAAGAATTCTTGTCAGTTAGCTCACCTGGTGCCGTCTTGCTGGGGAGTTTTGTGGGCGGCAGGCTGCCTGAGAGACTTAGTTTGGCGGGTAGGCTGTTGGTCTTCTGCTTGTCCCCGGAGTTGATAGGCATTGTCTTGGGCCTTCCTGTCTGGTTTGTTCTGGGGCCCTGTCCGGATCGCACCGCTCCCAGGCTCTGCCTCTGCTTCTTCaggtcctcctctctctcctgtgccGCGCGGATCTCCTCCTCGATCATGGACAGAGTCCTCTGCTTCCGGGAGCGCAGCTTGAACGGCCCGGTGCTCTGCTCCGTCTCCTGGGTTCTAGTGGCTTCTGCGGTGCTGCGGAGCTCGGCCGCCTCGGAGTACTTAGAGAAGTAACTGAACTGGTCCTTCTCGCTGGGGGTCGGCGACAGCTCTGGAGGCTGGTAGGGCTCTACAGGGCGAGGAGAGATGTGGACGGGGGTGCGAACTGGGACGGGGTCTGGATTCAGGGCCAGTGAGCGACTGAGGGCGGACTGGACAAGGATTTTAGGACCTCCGGAAGAGGACCTCCGGGGAGGGGGGGCATAGGTAGGTTTCTCAATCTGGGCTGGGGGGGACTGCTGCTGTGGGAGAGGAGACTGATGTTGGGTTGGAGTTAACTGGAACTGAGCTTGTGGTGACTGTTGCTGGGGGGTCTGTGATGGACTTGATTGGTACTGGGGTGGGGGTGACTGGACGGACTGATGGGGTGTTGGCCACTGCTGCAGTGAGCTGGGGGGTGAGTGGAGCTGGGGGGATGGAGGTGAGTGGAGCTGGGGGATGGAGGTGAGTGGAGCTGGGGGGATGGAGGTGAGTGGAGGGCCAGGAATGCTGGAGGGTGGTCTAGGAGTGTGGGTGACTGGTGCTCTGGGGGTAGAGGTGAGAGCATCCCAGAAGATGGTGGCAGGACATCTAAGTCTAGGTGCCTCTCTGGGAGGTGGTAGGGGAAGGACTGTGGGATGGCGCGGGGGACCCCCTGCCACTCTTCTCCCTGTTGAGACTGGTTCATAAGGGCATGCTGGATGGCACTCTGCACCAGGAGCTCTGCATGGTactccagctcctcctcctccggaTCCCGACCCAGGCGCCGCTCCCCGAGGGATCTGagggtgtcttcctccatcttgCCATTGACGGGCGTGGTGGCCTGGGGGGTGGAGGGGAAGGAGTACTCCCCCAGAGACGTCTCCCCCAGATAGGCCGACATGGTCTCATTTGACACATCGCTGTCGGAGATGTTGTCCATGCTGAAGTCGTTGGACAGGGTCTCCAGAACAGTAGTATCCTGGGAACGCAGGGAGAGCTCGTCCAGTCCAGAGTCACACTCCTCTGGGTGGCAGGACAGGGAGGCGCTGGGGGAGTGGAAGGATTGGGAGGAGGAACGATGCTGCAGGGATGAGGAAAACGTCTCAGAGTCTCCCTCATCTTTCAGGATGGTCATGACGGCCCGGGCGCTGGTGAAGTCTCCATCGCCTCCTCTGTTGTTCATCGTGGCCTCCTTGTTCCTGGGTTCTTCCTGTCCCAAGGTAGTAGTGGGGGACTGGGCCTCTCCCTGGATGCAGTAGATCCCCTCTGTCCTGACTGTAGTTGTGGGTGTGGTGACGTCGTTGGCCTCTAGTGGCGAGCCCAGGcaactactgtagcctactgtggcGGAGCTGGAGGATCTATCCACATGGGTGACGCTGTCTGGCGCTCTGGAGAAGGGCTTGGCCGAGTAGAGCTGAGGTGCCACGCCTCTTTTCGGGGCTGTGACCTGTGACCTCTCGGCCTGCTGCTGCCTGGCGTGTTCTATCTGGAGGAACTGCTTCCTGGCGACGGAGAAGTCTATCTGCTCCACCAGGATGTCCTCCTTGGTGCTCTGGAGAACCTCTGCCGGGTCCCGGTTGGACTCAGGGTCAAAGCCGGGCTCAAAGGTCATGGAGTACTGGGCGTACGTCTGGGACGACCCCCAGTTGTACTCTGACCTCCGCTGCTGCTTCCTCTCCTCGTACTTCCTGTGTGACTCAAGTTTGTCTGGCTCCAGCTCCTCCTCCAGGCTCTTCTCCTGAGGAGGGTTCCACCATTTTGTGCCCATGCCAGGGTTCTTCTTCACGGCCTGGCCTCGGATCAGCTCCAGCCGCTCCCTCTCCAGCTCTGCCACCTCCTCCGACGGACGGACCTTCTTCACACGCACCTCCTTCTCACATGGGTCGAACAGCTTGGAAGGCTTCTTCTCCTCCTGGAAGGCCCGCAGCTCGAAACGTGCCTCCTTCTTGATGGTCATCACAGTGGGGGATGTTGTCTCTCCTCCCTGGTTCCTGTAGTTCTCATGCTCTCCTATTGGTCCAGAGTGGCCATCGGGTTTGGAGTTACTGGTGTTATTGACTTCCTGGTGGTCTATGAAGGTGGTTTGCTTCCTGCCCTCTACTGTGACCTCATGGTTGGTCTGTGGggattgtgtgtctgtgttggagATGTGGACGGACAGCCCAGTTCCGTCAATACTGACATCCCTGGGGTCTCTCTCAGGTTTCTCTGTCCCGTTAGAGGGCAATGGCATGGTGTCAACCTCTGGGTCGCAGCAGTTAGCCTCCAACACCTCATCCAGGTATGCTATCTCCTGGGCCACCTCTGTGTCCAGGGGCTGAGTCTGGTGTTTCTTGCCCAGGCTGTTGAGCCCTTGGCTGGGGTAGCAGGTCTCAGGGTGGGCCTCCACCTCCATAGGTCTGGTGGAAGTACTGCTGTCTCCTCCGCCCGCTGAGATCACACTGACAGAGTCAAGAAAACTTACGCTCTTTCTCTCCGTTCTGTCTCTCGTCAGATCATCACTGGCATCCTCTGATGCCTTGGAGGATTtctggaagagaaagagagaacatttTAGTGTTAGATTACTATTATTCTGTCACGTCAATGcatgtaccctattccctatatagtgcactactttagaccagagccctatggaaccctattccttatatagtgcactactttagaccagaaccctatggaaccctattccttatatagtgcactactttagaccagagccctatggaacatGATATTATTTGGGTCGCAAAACAAATTAGGCTCCATTTATCAACTAGCATTTTCAGGGATTTCTGAAAGatcaaaaaatatatttcaatgtAAAATCACTTTGATTCAGTGTCTCGGCAATGCATAGCAGTATTTAGTATCAGTTAATCAGATAGTATTTGGGGAAGAACAGAAATGCATAAAGAGAAATGAAACTTCCACTGCTTGGAATGAAACAGGAAAAACTAACTTTGAAACTTCCTCTGCTTGGAATGAAACAGGAAGAACTAACTTTGAAACTTCCTCTGCTTGGAATGAAACAGGAAGAACTAACTTTGAAACTTCCTCTGCTTGGAATGAAACAGGAAGAACTAACTTTGAAACTTCATCTGCTTGGAATGAAACAGGAAGAACTAACTTTGAAACTTCCTCTGCTTGGAATGAAACAGGAAGAACTAACTATGAAACTTCCTCTGCTTGGAATGAAACAGGAAAAACTAACTTTGAAACTTCCTCTGCTTGGAATGAAACAGGAAGACCTAACTTTGAAACAGGAAGAGCTCTGCTTGGAATGCCATACAGAAACAGGAAGAACTAACTTGAAACTTTCCGAATGGCTGCTTGGAATGAAACCAACTTGAAACTTCCTCTGCTTGGAATAAACAGGAAGAACTAACTATGAAAGAATGAAACAGGAAAAACCAAATGcttggaatgcttttcaaccgactccttccgtggcctccaactgctcttgcgagta contains:
- the LOC118378749 gene encoding A-kinase anchor protein 2-like gives rise to the protein HHSLKRGTAKGRNVTGREVEKGEKKVLGERKWIDRKSSKASEDASDDLTRDRTERKSVSFLDSVSVISAGGGDSSTSTRPMEVEAHPETCYPSQGLNSLGKKHQTQPLDTEVAQEIAYLDEVLEANCCDPEVDTMPLPSNGTEKPERDPRDVSIDGTGLSVHISNTDTQSPQTNHEVTVEGRKQTTFIDHQEVNNTSNSKPDGHSGPIGEHENYRNQGGETTSPTVMTIKKEARFELRAFQEEKKPSKLFDPCEKEVRVKKVRPSEEVAELERERLELIRGQAVKKNPGMGTKWWNPPQEKSLEEELEPDKLESHRKYEERKQQRRSEYNWGSSQTYAQYSMTFEPGFDPESNRDPAEVLQSTKEDILVEQIDFSVARKQFLQIEHARQQQAERSQVTAPKRGVAPQLYSAKPFSRAPDSVTHVDRSSSSATVGYSSCLGSPLEANDVTTPTTTVRTEGIYCIQGEAQSPTTTLGQEEPRNKEATMNNRGGDGDFTSARAVMTILKDEGDSETFSSSLQHRSSSQSFHSPSASLSCHPEECDSGLDELSLRSQDTTVLETLSNDFSMDNISDSDVSNETMSAYLGETSLGEYSFPSTPQATTPVNGKMEEDTLRSLGERRLGRDPEEEELEYHAELLVQSAIQHALMNQSQQGEEWQGVPRAIPQSFPYHLPERHLDLDVLPPSSGMLSPLPPEHQSPTLLDHPPAFLALHSPPSPQLHSPPSPSSTHLHPPSSTHPPAHCSSGQHPISPSSHPHPSTNQVHHRPPSNSHHKLSSS